tttagacataaaaattaataattttcatatattagataaaaaaatttcatatatttaaattgaatcataaaatagtatcataaaataaatttttttcccttGAAAATAAAGGTACTAACGTGATCGAAAAATGACCCGTCGGACAAAAATTATGACATAATTATCCATCATTGGCACCAAGAATTATGatatcataaaattaattttattactaaAGAAAAGAAATGGAGAATAAATAATTAGAGAGAGAGAAGAAAAGAACTAGACCATGTCTGTTTTACCCTTTGGTTGAAGGCAATACGCCATGTTTTTGGGGTAAGAGAAATGGAAGAAGCTTAGCTGACGCGTGAAGCAGTAAGTGTAAATCAAaacagagagagagagagagaggagtGTGTGTATTTTCTCCTCTCTTCTCCTCTCTTCTCTTATCTTTCTCTGTAAGTCAAACTTCCAAATCTCTCTCTCTCCCCTCCATTAATCTGCGTCTCTCTTTCTTCTCTGCATTCACATTCATTCTTTGCCTCTTCCTTTTGGATTCACGAGATCCCCCATctctttttcttctttctttcttttgttttttgggTTGTAGCTCTGTATCTTGTTCTATTAGTACTTGGCATTTGTTCTGTAGACTGGGATTGAGGGGGTGCTGGTGAAAATGTCGCGTCCGGGGAAATCTATGTCGGAGCAAGGATTGGATTCTCTGTCGGATCGGTTGAGGAATACATTGGCTTATGATGACGGAGGTGAACGTGTTAGCGTTAATAAGCCGGACTTCAGGGAACTCGATCTGGGTTCTCCGGTTTCGCCGCTGCGGCCTCGAACCGGCTCGGCCGCTGCCATTACCACGACCACGAGTAGCAGTTCCAGTTCATCTGGATCGGTTTCGGGCCGGAGCGCGTCTGGGTTTAACCCGAATGTCCCCAGGAAGTCAGATTCGAATCCCAACAGCCACTCGGGGGAGCTTTCGGCGGAGAGTTCCCCAACGGCGGCCCGCTCATTCAAGCCGGGGCATTCCCGTTCCGATTCTTTTGGGTCTCACCAGCTGACTTTCGGCGGGGTGGGGTCCGTCTGCTCGCCATCCCCGAACGTGCTTCCAACGGGGAACATTTGCCCCTCCGGCCGGATCGTAAGAACCGGCATGGCGAGCCGAGCTACCAAGTCTGATACTTTGGGGTCTGGTTCGGGGAATTACGGACATGGAAGTATAATGCGGGGCCATGGCGCAACTAAACCTGCCGATACCGGTGCTGCTAATTACTCTAGAGGGGTAATGGTTGGCGGAGAAACGGAGAGGAAAATGGGAGCATGTAGTAGTATTGATCCGGAGGATTTAAAAAGAATGGGAAATGATAGTTACAAGAAAGGTCACTTTGAAGAGGCTTTGACTCTTTATGAAAAGGCCATTTCAATATTACCAGGCAATGCTGCATATCATTGCAATCGAGCTGCTGCTTTGATAGGGCTGCGCCGGTTGCCTGAGGCGGTGACGGAATGTGAACATGCCATTAAGTTGGATCCGGGATACGCAAGGGCGCACCAACGCATAGGATCTTTGCTGCTTCGGTGAGAATGCGTTTaaagtttgaatctttaatgagATTATTTTCTATGTATTgggatttggaagcttttgctGTTCCATTAGTTGTAACGGTTGTGTGTTTGGAATTCTGTGATGCCTACCCGAATTgctgaattaatttttttgtcatTCTGTGTCATAAATGGTTTTTGTTTATTTCTGCCAGGACTGGTTCATGTTGGATTTCGTTATCTGTTTTTTACTGTTTCGTCTAGTTTTTTGCTAATGTCATGATCATAAGGCATAAGCTCTCTCTCATTACATTTTGTTTAACATCCGTTCttgatgatatttttcactgctttCTGTGGGGTTCCTTTTTGTTTGTGATTTCAATTGCGTTTACAGGACGGAGGCCCTTTTTGATTTATTTGGTTTGGTTGTTTTGAAACTCAAATAATGGGAATAGACAGTCCATGCTAATATGGGATTCTTTTTTCTTGTTGTTGTTATTCGGTCAAGGAGGATTCTATCTAGTGAAACATCAAGTATAACATACATGGTGGCATTTTTTTCATTCTTATTGAATGGTATTGGCGGAAATATCACGTTAGTAAATAGGATTTGTCTCATTTTCATTTTTACTTTAACCCAATTACTCCATGATGAGTCTAATTCCTATGTTGTTAACAGTTTAGGACAGGTTGAGAACGCCAAGAAGCACATTTCTTTTCCAGGAAATCAGCTAGATCCCATCGAAATGCAGATGTTGCAGTCGGTGGAGAAGCATCTAAGCAAGTGCGCAGATTCCCGAAAAGTTGGTGATTGGATAAGC
This window of the Primulina tabacum isolate GXHZ01 chromosome 4, ASM2559414v2, whole genome shotgun sequence genome carries:
- the LOC142543235 gene encoding TPR repeat-containing thioredoxin TTL1-like, which encodes MSRPGKSMSEQGLDSLSDRLRNTLAYDDGGERVSVNKPDFRELDLGSPVSPLRPRTGSAAAITTTTSSSSSSSGSVSGRSASGFNPNVPRKSDSNPNSHSGELSAESSPTAARSFKPGHSRSDSFGSHQLTFGGVGSVCSPSPNVLPTGNICPSGRIVRTGMASRATKSDTLGSGSGNYGHGSIMRGHGATKPADTGAANYSRGVMVGGETERKMGACSSIDPEDLKRMGNDSYKKGHFEEALTLYEKAISILPGNAAYHCNRAAALIGLRRLPEAVTECEHAIKLDPGYARAHQRIGSLLLRLGQVENAKKHISFPGNQLDPIEMQMLQSVEKHLSKCADSRKVGDWISTLREADAVIASGVDASPQLFACRAEVFLKLHKLEDAITAMPNIPSFEPSISPQLQSKIFGIVFEAYLYFVNAQIELAKGRFDVALTTIEKAGEIDPRNIEISLLLKNIRLVGRARARGNDLFKSERFTEASSAYGEGLRLDPSNAVLYCNRAACWFKLGQWEKSVDDCNKALRFQPHYVKALLRKAASNGKLGNWKEAVRDYEVLRKELPDDKEVAESLFHAQVALKISQGEEVHNMKFGGEVEQVSGLEQFRAAISSPCTSVVHFEVRSNLQCKQITPFLDTLCSQFPSVNFLKVDIEESPTISHAENVRTVPTFKIYRNGNRVKEMVCPSTEVLESSIRHYST